From Gopherus flavomarginatus isolate rGopFla2 chromosome 16, rGopFla2.mat.asm, whole genome shotgun sequence, a single genomic window includes:
- the BEST2 gene encoding bestrophin-2 isoform X2 codes for MPMPDRLMCAISGSVHGGDERGRLYRRSLMRYSSLSAVLILRSVSTAVFKRFPTIDHVVEAGFMTREERKKYENLSSSYNKYWIPCVWFTNLVAQARKEGRVRDNCTLKLLMEELNHFRANCSMLFHYDWISVPLVYTQVVTIAVYSFFVACLIGRQFLDPAQGYKGHDLDLYVPVFTLLQFFFYVGWLKVAEQLINPFGEDDDDFETNLLIDRNFQVSMMAVDEMYDDLPLLEKDRYWDASNPRAPYTAATVFLLHQPSFQGSTFDMTLPKEDMQFQPLEEIEEGLEPSRHVPLHLLNRLLATGPAPGSFGRRLSLLRHKNSCVSEASTSYSCLCQDTQSTDCSCGPPARRLPLSEVPFTAEQRGWEGGEEAGPWAPGRHEEALAEDSDLAQRSQVSLLHPDGAAPVAGGFPSP; via the exons ATGCCCATGCCCGACCGCCTGATGTGCGCCATCTCCGGCTCCGTGCACGGCGGGGATGAGCGGGGCCGGCTCTACCGCCGCTCCCTGATGCGCTACAGCAGCCTCTCGGCCGTGCTTATCCTGCGCTCCGTCAGCACCGCCGTCTTCAAGCGCTTCCCCACCATCGACCATGTGGTGGAGGCAG GCTTCATGACCCGGGAGGAGCGGAAGAAATACGAGAACCTGAGCTCGTCCTACAACAAGTACTGGATCCCCTGCGTCTGGTTCACCAACCTGGTGGCCCAGGCTCGCAAGGAGGGGCGCGTCCGGGACAACTGCACCCTCAAGTTGTTGATGGAG gAGCTGAATCACTTCCGTGCGAACTGCAGCATGTTGTTCCACTACGACTGGATCAGTGTCCCCCTGGTCTACACGCAG GTGGTGACCATCGCCGTGTACAGTTTCTTCGTGGCCTGTCTGATCGGGCGTCAGTTCCTGGACCCAGCCCAGGGCTACAAGGGCCACGACCTGGACCTGTATGTGCCGGTCTTCACCCTGCTGCAGTTCTTCTTCTACGTGGGCTGgctcaag GTTGCCGAGCAGCTAATCAATCCCTTTGGGGAGGATGACGACGACTTCGAAACTAACCTGCTGATCGACCGCAATTTCCAG gtctCCATGATGGCGGTGGACGAGATGTACGATGACCTGCCCCTGCTGGAGAAGGACCGTTACTGGGATGCCTCCAACCCCCGTGCCCCCTACACGGCGGCCACCGTCTTCCTGTTGCACCAGCCGTCCTTCCAGGGCTCCACCTTCGACATGAC GCTGCCCAAGGAGGACATGCAGTTCCAGCCGCTGGAGGAGATCGAGGAGGGGCTGGAGCCGAGCCGGCATGTTCCCCTGCACCTCCTGAACCGGCTGCTGGCCACGGGGCCCGCCCCGGGCAGCTTCGGCCGGCGCCTCTCCCTTCTGCGCCACAAGAACAGCTGCGTCTCCGAGGCCTCCACCTCCTACAGCTGCCTGTGCCAGGACACGCAGAGCACAGACTGCAGCTGTGGGCCCCCCGCCCGCCGCCTGCCCCTCAGCGAGGTCCCCTTCACCGCGGAGCagcggggctgggaggggggcgaGGAAGCCGGGCCCTGGGCCCCGGGCCGCCACGAGGAGGCCTTGGCAGAGGACTCGGACCTTGCCCAGCGCTCCCAGGTCTCTTTGCTTCACCCTGACGGCGCCGCCCCTGTGGCCGGCGGCTTCCCTTCGCCATAG
- the BEST2 gene encoding bestrophin-2 isoform X1 encodes MTVTYTARVANARFGGFYKLLLLWRGSIYKLLYKEFLAFFVTYLGLSLTYRFVLAEDQKRYFEKLVIYCDNYANLIPVSFVLGFYVTLVVNRWWSQYTCMPMPDRLMCAISGSVHGGDERGRLYRRSLMRYSSLSAVLILRSVSTAVFKRFPTIDHVVEAGFMTREERKKYENLSSSYNKYWIPCVWFTNLVAQARKEGRVRDNCTLKLLMEELNHFRANCSMLFHYDWISVPLVYTQVVTIAVYSFFVACLIGRQFLDPAQGYKGHDLDLYVPVFTLLQFFFYVGWLKVAEQLINPFGEDDDDFETNLLIDRNFQVSMMAVDEMYDDLPLLEKDRYWDASNPRAPYTAATVFLLHQPSFQGSTFDMTLPKEDMQFQPLEEIEEGLEPSRHVPLHLLNRLLATGPAPGSFGRRLSLLRHKNSCVSEASTSYSCLCQDTQSTDCSCGPPARRLPLSEVPFTAEQRGWEGGEEAGPWAPGRHEEALAEDSDLAQRSQVSLLHPDGAAPVAGGFPSP; translated from the exons ATGACTGTCACCTACACGGCCCGCGTGGCCAACGCCCGTTTCGGGGGCTTCTacaaactgctgctgctctggcgcGGGAGCATCTACAAGCTGTTATACAAGGAATTCCTGGCCTTCTTCGTCACCTACCTGGGGCTCAGCCTGACCTACCG CTTCGTCCTGGCCGAGGATCAGAAACGCTACTTTGAGAAACTGGTGATTTACTGCGACAACTACGCCAACCTGATCCCCGTCTCCTTCGTGTTGG GCTTCTACGTCACGCTGGTGGTGAACCGGTGGTGGAGCCAGTACACCTGCATGCCCATGCCCGACCGCCTGATGTGCGCCATCTCCGGCTCCGTGCACGGCGGGGATGAGCGGGGCCGGCTCTACCGCCGCTCCCTGATGCGCTACAGCAGCCTCTCGGCCGTGCTTATCCTGCGCTCCGTCAGCACCGCCGTCTTCAAGCGCTTCCCCACCATCGACCATGTGGTGGAGGCAG GCTTCATGACCCGGGAGGAGCGGAAGAAATACGAGAACCTGAGCTCGTCCTACAACAAGTACTGGATCCCCTGCGTCTGGTTCACCAACCTGGTGGCCCAGGCTCGCAAGGAGGGGCGCGTCCGGGACAACTGCACCCTCAAGTTGTTGATGGAG gAGCTGAATCACTTCCGTGCGAACTGCAGCATGTTGTTCCACTACGACTGGATCAGTGTCCCCCTGGTCTACACGCAG GTGGTGACCATCGCCGTGTACAGTTTCTTCGTGGCCTGTCTGATCGGGCGTCAGTTCCTGGACCCAGCCCAGGGCTACAAGGGCCACGACCTGGACCTGTATGTGCCGGTCTTCACCCTGCTGCAGTTCTTCTTCTACGTGGGCTGgctcaag GTTGCCGAGCAGCTAATCAATCCCTTTGGGGAGGATGACGACGACTTCGAAACTAACCTGCTGATCGACCGCAATTTCCAG gtctCCATGATGGCGGTGGACGAGATGTACGATGACCTGCCCCTGCTGGAGAAGGACCGTTACTGGGATGCCTCCAACCCCCGTGCCCCCTACACGGCGGCCACCGTCTTCCTGTTGCACCAGCCGTCCTTCCAGGGCTCCACCTTCGACATGAC GCTGCCCAAGGAGGACATGCAGTTCCAGCCGCTGGAGGAGATCGAGGAGGGGCTGGAGCCGAGCCGGCATGTTCCCCTGCACCTCCTGAACCGGCTGCTGGCCACGGGGCCCGCCCCGGGCAGCTTCGGCCGGCGCCTCTCCCTTCTGCGCCACAAGAACAGCTGCGTCTCCGAGGCCTCCACCTCCTACAGCTGCCTGTGCCAGGACACGCAGAGCACAGACTGCAGCTGTGGGCCCCCCGCCCGCCGCCTGCCCCTCAGCGAGGTCCCCTTCACCGCGGAGCagcggggctgggaggggggcgaGGAAGCCGGGCCCTGGGCCCCGGGCCGCCACGAGGAGGCCTTGGCAGAGGACTCGGACCTTGCCCAGCGCTCCCAGGTCTCTTTGCTTCACCCTGACGGCGCCGCCCCTGTGGCCGGCGGCTTCCCTTCGCCATAG